In the Candidatus Acidiferrales bacterium genome, one interval contains:
- a CDS encoding sigma-70 family RNA polymerase sigma factor produces the protein AFAKAYFSLRRFDFRSAFGTWLYRIAVNESYDWLRKKRVRRLVYEADLNDDQLRRLEQIAEEERGEPAPSRRAEASDLVARLLDRISPQDRLLLILKEVEGFSVEEIAEITDMNPNTVKVRMFRARERLAKALERMGRRKGGA, from the coding sequence AGGCCTTCGCCAAGGCCTACTTCTCCCTGCGCCGTTTTGACTTCCGCTCGGCATTTGGCACCTGGCTGTATCGCATCGCTGTCAATGAATCCTATGACTGGCTGCGCAAGAAGCGAGTGCGGCGCCTCGTCTATGAAGCCGACCTTAACGATGACCAGCTCCGGCGGTTGGAGCAGATTGCCGAGGAAGAGCGCGGCGAGCCGGCTCCGTCGCGCCGGGCCGAGGCCTCCGACCTTGTGGCTCGGCTCCTGGATCGCATCTCCCCTCAGGATCGCCTGCTCTTGATCCTGAAGGAAGTGGAAGGGTTTTCGGTGGAAGAAATCGCCGAAATAACGGATATGAATCCGAACACGGTAAAGGTCCGAATGTTTCGCGCCCGCGAGCGCCTGGCCAAGGCGCTCGAGCGCATGGGGCGCAGGAAGGGAGGGGCGTGA